From a single Cyclobacterium marinum DSM 745 genomic region:
- a CDS encoding helix-turn-helix domain-containing protein, producing MSDHLTLSSSNKSIAVLPFVNMSTDPANEYFSDGITEEIINALTTVKGLKVIARTSSFAFKNKNMDVRTIGDQLGVSTVLEGSVRKAKNRVRITAQLISTDNGTHFWSKNFDRDLEDIFAVQDEISLQIADRIRENFGHLNIQEHLIEAPTKNMEAYDLYLKGRHQHLMWDGQGMVNSIAIYEQCVTIDPLFALPYFGLAYSYAMYGSWTNNKELLRLSEANLTKGFNLDKQSYRGYFGKATLLFWGHWDFINGQKVFQQAIALNPSYTEAEEGLCELYTAIGYFEKALRHTDNILKINPLSPNHYFTKANIYFLNEDYTRALECIEISLSINPNFTHPIGLKQLCLILTGDYEKLTVFLDKTPLAERAEECRVLYKLVNPEDKIDVDISRTKFMIKKEIGEALFAWPLFLMVHLGEHEMALDFLEENIKMRRGQIINFMNIPLLKPLHQYQRFQDMVQAVFGVGLLPTDSEKQKRIAAPKALMSVTEIDLVLKVFDKGMKEEKWFKNPSISLRELAEKVNISGNKLSWLLNERMGQNFNEYINSFRVENFKENALNPANSHLTLLAIAYESGFNSKTVFNSFFKKIEGTTPKAWLRANQN from the coding sequence ATGAGCGACCACCTGACCCTATCATCATCCAATAAGTCTATTGCGGTTCTCCCTTTTGTGAATATGAGTACCGACCCGGCGAACGAATACTTCAGCGATGGCATTACCGAAGAAATAATCAACGCCCTAACCACCGTAAAGGGTTTGAAAGTCATTGCCCGCACATCCTCTTTTGCATTTAAGAATAAAAATATGGATGTAAGAACTATTGGGGATCAGTTAGGTGTGAGTACGGTTTTGGAGGGGAGCGTTCGGAAAGCGAAAAACAGGGTCCGTATTACAGCGCAGTTGATCAGTACAGATAATGGCACTCACTTCTGGTCAAAAAATTTCGATCGAGATTTGGAGGACATATTCGCAGTACAAGATGAAATAAGCTTACAAATTGCTGACCGAATCCGGGAAAATTTTGGTCACCTCAACATTCAGGAACATTTAATTGAAGCACCAACTAAAAATATGGAGGCCTATGATCTTTATCTTAAAGGTCGTCATCAGCATTTAATGTGGGATGGACAAGGAATGGTAAATTCAATAGCTATCTATGAACAATGTGTAACCATAGACCCCTTATTTGCTTTACCTTACTTTGGCTTGGCGTACAGTTACGCCATGTATGGATCATGGACAAATAATAAAGAATTATTACGGTTATCAGAAGCTAACCTTACCAAAGGTTTTAATCTGGACAAACAATCCTACAGAGGTTATTTTGGCAAAGCAACACTACTTTTTTGGGGGCATTGGGATTTCATCAACGGGCAAAAGGTTTTTCAACAAGCAATAGCACTGAATCCATCCTATACAGAAGCAGAAGAGGGTTTATGTGAATTGTATACAGCGATAGGGTATTTCGAAAAAGCACTCCGCCATACTGATAATATTTTAAAAATAAACCCTTTATCCCCGAATCACTACTTTACTAAAGCAAATATATATTTTTTAAATGAGGACTATACGAGAGCTTTAGAATGTATAGAAATATCATTAAGCATCAACCCCAATTTCACACATCCCATTGGACTAAAACAACTTTGCTTAATCTTAACAGGAGATTACGAAAAATTAACTGTCTTTTTAGATAAAACCCCTTTGGCAGAGAGGGCGGAAGAATGCAGGGTATTGTACAAATTGGTCAATCCAGAGGATAAAATCGATGTTGATATCAGCAGGACGAAGTTCATGATAAAAAAGGAAATTGGGGAGGCGCTATTTGCCTGGCCCTTGTTTTTGATGGTCCATTTGGGGGAACACGAAATGGCATTGGACTTTTTGGAAGAAAACATCAAAATGCGCAGAGGTCAAATTATAAACTTCATGAATATTCCTTTGCTTAAACCTTTACACCAGTATCAGCGATTTCAGGATATGGTACAAGCTGTTTTCGGTGTAGGTTTATTACCAACTGATTCCGAAAAACAAAAACGCATTGCCGCTCCCAAAGCCCTAATGTCGGTTACCGAAATCGACCTAGTTTTAAAAGTTTTTGACAAAGGGATGAAGGAAGAGAAATGGTTTAAAAATCCATCTATATCTTTAAGAGAGCTGGCCGAAAAGGTGAATATTAGCGGAAACAAGCTTTCTTGGTTGCTGAATGAACGAATGGGGCAAAACTTCAATGAATACATCAATAGTTTTCGTGTAGAGAACTTTAAAGAGAATGCCTTAAACCCTGCTAATAGCCACCTTACCCTTCTAGCAATAGCCTATGAAAGTGGCTTTAATTCTAAAACAGTATTCAATTCCTTCTTTAAAAAAATCGAAGGGACGACACCAAAAGCTTGGTTGAGGGCTAATCAAAATTAG
- a CDS encoding DUF1186 domain-containing protein: MKKNKNLELSETGYTITTDPNFLNKQNHITSELSKKIGLFHKLALEGKRSSIQKFKEAIAKYPDNPQLKNYLSVLYLQLGETEKMFEVNRSIVEEHPDYLFGKLNLANEYYSKKEYQKMLEILGPKLEIKALYPHRDVFHLNEVISFHKCAVLYLCAIGHVEQAEIRYEIMEALDPDSNETEMALKELYYAQIKAGSERYQEERKNKIFVNKKSQPVSENSNPPCFSHQEIEWLYTNGLFIGEDKINKILALPRETLIADLELILQDSINRFAHFNKLVSDQGWEEEKMNFVIHSFFLLGELKSEESLEAIFNALSQSSEYLELYIGDFLTTDIWEPIYKIVATNLKACKQFMFQPGIDDYARSNICDIVQQLALHHPEKREEALQWFAEIIQFFLNSKPEDNVISSDVVGLLICNIIDIEGVELLPEVEKLFEQGIVSIGICGSWENVSEDLINPIQHDCKLEILPIVQRYAEVTSTWAVYNEDENILDYINYDELFEPQIMPVRSEPKIGRNDPCPCGSGKKYKKCCMNN, encoded by the coding sequence ATGAAAAAAAATAAAAATTTGGAACTATCAGAAACTGGATATACCATAACTACAGACCCAAACTTTTTAAATAAACAGAATCATATTACTTCTGAGTTATCAAAGAAGATAGGCCTATTTCATAAATTGGCATTGGAAGGTAAACGATCAAGTATTCAAAAATTTAAGGAGGCAATTGCAAAATACCCTGATAACCCACAGTTGAAAAATTATTTATCGGTGTTGTACCTTCAGCTAGGAGAGACGGAAAAAATGTTTGAAGTCAACAGGTCGATTGTAGAAGAACACCCTGACTATCTTTTTGGAAAGTTGAATTTGGCTAACGAATATTATTCCAAAAAAGAATACCAAAAAATGTTGGAAATTTTGGGCCCCAAATTAGAAATTAAAGCACTTTATCCACATCGTGATGTTTTCCATTTAAATGAGGTCATTTCATTCCATAAATGTGCAGTCTTGTATTTATGTGCCATTGGGCATGTTGAGCAAGCAGAAATCCGCTATGAGATTATGGAAGCCTTAGATCCTGATTCCAATGAAACAGAAATGGCATTGAAAGAGCTTTATTATGCCCAAATAAAAGCAGGTAGTGAGCGCTATCAGGAAGAACGGAAAAATAAAATATTTGTTAATAAAAAGTCGCAGCCTGTTAGTGAAAATAGTAATCCGCCATGCTTTTCTCACCAAGAAATAGAGTGGCTTTATACTAACGGACTTTTCATTGGCGAAGATAAAATAAACAAAATTCTGGCATTGCCCAGAGAAACATTAATAGCAGATCTTGAATTGATATTGCAAGATAGTATCAATCGTTTTGCACATTTTAATAAACTTGTTAGTGACCAAGGATGGGAAGAGGAAAAGATGAATTTTGTAATCCATTCATTTTTTCTCTTAGGCGAACTGAAATCCGAAGAAAGTTTAGAAGCTATTTTTAATGCACTGAGTCAGTCCAGTGAATACCTTGAACTTTATATTGGGGATTTTCTTACGACCGATATTTGGGAACCTATTTATAAGATTGTTGCCACCAACCTTAAGGCATGCAAACAATTCATGTTTCAACCGGGTATTGATGATTATGCCCGGTCTAATATTTGTGATATTGTACAACAATTGGCTTTACATCACCCTGAAAAACGCGAGGAAGCCTTACAATGGTTTGCTGAAATCATACAATTTTTCTTGAATAGCAAACCGGAGGACAATGTAATTTCTAGCGATGTAGTTGGGCTTCTTATATGTAATATTATTGATATTGAGGGTGTTGAACTATTGCCTGAAGTAGAAAAATTGTTTGAACAGGGAATAGTGTCAATTGGCATATGTGGTAGTTGGGAGAATGTATCTGAGGATTTAATCAATCCAATTCAACACGACTGTAAGTTGGAAATACTTCCCATTGTACAACGCTACGCTGAAGTAACTTCTACTTGGGCAGTTTATAATGAAGATGAAAACATTCTTGATTATATTAATTATGATGAACTATTTGAACCTCAAATAATGCCGGTTAGGAGTGAACCCAAAATAGGTCGAAACGATCCTTGTCCTTGTGGAAGTGGAAAGAAGTATAAAAAATGCTGCATGAATAATTAA